A single region of the Paraburkholderia megapolitana genome encodes:
- a CDS encoding EAL domain-containing protein yields the protein MSIIDLDPPGFQPPRPMAGDEGARRTVLYGGYTVFSVFQPVFSVSHRRAIGYHASLRAHDEQALQVPSHEVFTQAARRGDLLELGRLAESLHLGNFNAFDSHDEWLFLNLHPAALMDTSYGDALLASLKALGLPPQRVVLEVSEQAGGETTRFAEIVDALRKSGFLIALDGFGAKHSNIDRVWQLRPDIVTLDRCILAQASEHSHIERVLPGLVSLLHESGQLVLMGGLSTERDALIALECNVDFVQGTYFAGPSVDPVKPQTAAGVMDALSAALRERVAARERAQAKRLAPYVIALKQASTQLIAGKTVADATTALLALDETARCFLLDASGRQIGDNVLPPGRASQRAKRFRPLLHSEGASWERRPYFIEAVRTPGLVHVTPPYLSINEAHLCVTASIAAQTAHGVQVLCVDINWEVAAHRN from the coding sequence ATGAGCATCATCGACCTCGATCCTCCCGGTTTCCAGCCGCCGCGCCCCATGGCCGGCGACGAAGGCGCCCGGCGCACCGTCCTGTATGGCGGCTACACCGTCTTCAGCGTGTTCCAGCCTGTGTTTTCGGTGTCGCACCGGCGCGCCATCGGCTACCACGCATCGCTGCGCGCGCACGACGAACAGGCGCTGCAAGTGCCGTCGCACGAAGTGTTCACGCAGGCGGCGCGGCGCGGCGATCTGCTCGAACTCGGACGACTTGCCGAATCGCTGCATCTCGGCAACTTCAATGCGTTCGACAGCCACGACGAGTGGCTCTTCCTGAACCTGCACCCGGCCGCGCTGATGGACACGAGCTACGGCGATGCGCTGCTCGCGAGCCTGAAGGCGCTCGGCTTGCCGCCGCAGCGTGTCGTGCTCGAAGTGTCGGAACAGGCGGGCGGCGAAACGACGCGCTTCGCCGAGATCGTCGACGCGTTGCGTAAATCCGGCTTTCTGATCGCGCTCGATGGCTTTGGTGCGAAGCACTCGAACATCGACCGCGTGTGGCAGTTGCGACCCGACATCGTTACGCTCGATCGCTGCATTCTTGCGCAGGCGAGCGAGCATTCGCATATCGAGCGCGTGCTGCCGGGCCTCGTGTCGCTGTTGCACGAATCGGGGCAGCTCGTACTGATGGGCGGTCTGTCCACCGAACGCGATGCCCTGATCGCGCTCGAGTGCAATGTGGATTTCGTGCAGGGGACGTACTTCGCGGGCCCGAGCGTCGACCCGGTGAAACCGCAGACGGCCGCGGGCGTGATGGATGCGCTATCGGCAGCGCTGCGCGAACGTGTCGCCGCACGCGAACGTGCCCAGGCGAAGCGCCTTGCCCCTTATGTCATCGCGCTGAAACAGGCGAGCACGCAACTGATCGCGGGCAAAACCGTGGCGGATGCAACCACCGCGCTGCTTGCGCTCGACGAAACCGCTCGCTGCTTCCTGCTCGATGCGTCAGGCCGGCAGATCGGCGATAACGTGTTGCCGCCCGGCCGCGCATCGCAGCGCGCGAAGCGGTTTCGTCCGTTGCTGCACTCGGAAGGCGCTAGCTGGGAACGTCGGCCGTATTTCATCGAAGCCGTGCGCACACCTGGCCTCGTCCATGTGACGCCGCCGTATCTGTCGATCAACGAGGCGCACCTGTGCGTCACCGCATCGATCGCCGCGCAGACTGCGCACGGCGTTCAGGTGCTATGCGTCGACATCAACTGGGAAGTCGCCGCACACCGTAACTGA
- a CDS encoding sigma-70 family RNA polymerase sigma factor, whose translation MTEQTNDPAAAFDAARARLLALAYRMLGSRAEAEDIVQDAWLKWRSASADEVRTPAAWLTTITTRLAIDRLRHLQYERALQTGGAFPQPWLDEFAPSAEELVLRAAELSRGVLLLLERLKPEERAAFVLHEAFDCEYADIAKILDRPPSTCRQIVHRAKSRLQRAGAPLPAADPAAHTRLVEQLRVAIDEQDSASLLRLFGALPEVVDDALDVVATTTFVASMKGCAAEAMSMDDTPGLALLRAGEIVAWLDITADDDGTDTIAALRVVTDATSLQAANEQFGLLAVQRLLKRIRARSLVRPSVSVTVCGDFPVDVDA comes from the coding sequence ATGACGGAACAGACAAACGATCCCGCAGCGGCGTTCGATGCCGCACGCGCACGGCTGCTCGCACTCGCGTACCGGATGCTCGGCAGCCGCGCGGAAGCCGAGGACATCGTGCAGGACGCCTGGCTGAAGTGGCGGTCAGCCAGTGCCGACGAAGTGCGCACACCCGCTGCCTGGCTCACCACGATTACTACACGCCTCGCGATCGACCGGTTGCGGCATCTGCAATACGAGCGTGCGTTGCAGACGGGCGGCGCGTTCCCGCAACCGTGGCTCGACGAATTCGCGCCGTCGGCGGAAGAGCTTGTATTGCGCGCAGCGGAATTGTCCCGCGGCGTACTGCTGCTGCTCGAGCGGCTCAAGCCCGAGGAACGCGCGGCATTCGTGCTGCACGAGGCGTTCGATTGCGAATACGCGGACATTGCGAAGATTCTCGACCGGCCGCCATCGACTTGCAGGCAAATCGTGCATCGCGCGAAGAGTCGTCTGCAGCGGGCGGGTGCGCCGTTGCCGGCGGCCGATCCGGCCGCGCATACGCGGCTGGTCGAACAACTGCGGGTAGCGATCGATGAACAGGACAGCGCGAGCCTGCTGCGATTGTTCGGCGCGCTACCGGAAGTGGTCGACGACGCGCTCGACGTGGTAGCCACGACGACGTTCGTCGCCAGCATGAAGGGCTGCGCGGCCGAAGCCATGTCGATGGACGACACGCCGGGTCTCGCGCTGCTGCGCGCCGGCGAGATCGTGGCATGGCTGGATATCACGGCGGACGACGACGGCACCGACACCATCGCCGCGCTGCGTGTGGTCACCGATGCGACGAGCCTGCAGGCCGCTAACGAGCAATTCGGTCTGCTCGCCGTGCAGCGCCTGCTGAAGCGGATTCGCGCGCGTTCTCTCGTGCGCCCGTCCGTATCAGTTACGGTGTGCGGCGACTTCCCAGTTGATGTCGACGCATAG
- the clpP gene encoding ATP-dependent Clp endopeptidase proteolytic subunit ClpP — protein MPFHPPPPGFSGLGLVPTVIEQSGRGERAYDIYSRLLRERIVFLVGPVNDQSASLIVAQLLFLESENPDKDISFYINSPGGSVYDGMAIYDTMQFIKPEVATLCTGFAASMGSFLLAAGQRGKRYALPNARILIHQPSGGSQGTAADIDIQAREVLYQRQRLNSILAERTGQSIETIAKDTDRDNFMSAAAAKEYGLIDDVLSSRHALPDSAATAMLTGPAT, from the coding sequence ATGCCCTTCCATCCCCCGCCCCCCGGTTTCTCGGGGCTCGGCCTTGTGCCGACCGTCATCGAACAGTCCGGCCGCGGCGAGCGCGCCTATGACATCTATTCGCGCCTGCTACGCGAGCGCATCGTGTTTCTGGTCGGTCCGGTGAACGATCAATCGGCGAGCCTGATCGTCGCGCAGTTGCTGTTCCTCGAATCCGAAAACCCCGACAAGGACATCTCTTTCTACATCAACTCGCCTGGCGGTTCAGTCTACGACGGTATGGCGATCTACGACACGATGCAGTTTATCAAGCCCGAAGTGGCCACGCTGTGTACCGGCTTCGCCGCGAGCATGGGCTCGTTTCTTCTCGCGGCCGGCCAGCGCGGCAAGCGCTACGCGCTGCCGAACGCGCGGATCCTGATCCATCAACCGTCGGGTGGCAGCCAGGGAACGGCCGCCGATATCGACATCCAGGCGCGCGAAGTGCTCTATCAGCGCCAACGGCTGAACTCGATACTCGCCGAACGCACCGGGCAAAGCATCGAAACGATCGCGAAAGACACGGATCGCGATAACTTCATGTCGGCCGCGGCGGCGAAGGAATATGGATTGATCGACGATGTGTTGAGTTCGCGGCATGCGCTGCCGGACTCAGCGGCTACGGCGATGTTGACTGGGCCGGCAACTTAA